In Tenacibaculum sp. 190524A02b, the genomic stretch ATAATGAGTTTATTGTTGAATTAAAATTGAATTTTTAATGAGAATGTTACAGTGTATTATTGCTGATGATGAGCCTATAGCACGTCAGGTTTTAGAAACTTATATAAAAGATTTGCCAAATTTAGAGTTAGTAGCTTCTTGTAAAAATGCTTTTGAAGTAATGGAGGTGGTATCACAAAAAAATGTTGATGTCCTGTTTTTAGATATCAATATGCCTAAGCTATCAGGATTAAGTTTATTGAAAACAATGCAACAAAAACCTTCAGTAATTATAACTACAGCTTATTCTGAGTATGCCGTTGAAGGGTTTGAACTTTCAGTAACCGATTATTTACTAAAACCTTTTTCTTTTGAACGTTTTATGCAAGCAGTTATGAAAGTGGAGCCTCAAAAAGAATTTATAAAAAGTGTAGAAATAGAAAAAGAAGACAATTCACAAACATCAATTTTTGTAAAAAGTGATAAGAAATTAGTTAAACTTAATTTTAATGAGATTTCTCATATTGAAGCCTACGGAAATTATATTAAAGTTTACACATCCACAATGACACTGACTTCACAAACGTTAAGTGATTTTCTAATGAAGTTGCCACCAAGTTTCATGAGAGTACATAAATCATTTGCAATTAACTTTAATAAAATAGAATTGTTAGATGGGAATCAGTTAGTTTTAGAAAATAAAGTAAAAGTAACTGTGGGCAAATCATACAGAAAAGAACTTTTAGAT encodes the following:
- a CDS encoding LytTR family DNA-binding domain-containing protein; this encodes MRMLQCIIADDEPIARQVLETYIKDLPNLELVASCKNAFEVMEVVSQKNVDVLFLDINMPKLSGLSLLKTMQQKPSVIITTAYSEYAVEGFELSVTDYLLKPFSFERFMQAVMKVEPQKEFIKSVEIEKEDNSQTSIFVKSDKKLVKLNFNEISHIEAYGNYIKVYTSTMTLTSQTLSDFLMKLPPSFMRVHKSFAINFNKIELLDGNQLVLENKVKVTVGKSYRKELLDRIEKEIE